In Helianthus annuus cultivar XRQ/B chromosome 3, HanXRQr2.0-SUNRISE, whole genome shotgun sequence, a single window of DNA contains:
- the LOC110927872 gene encoding uncharacterized protein LOC110927872 — translation MATSDPNIISALYTKFKIHQDDQSESSGVHLSEIQSVPCEVSKDEVSYTGDNETSVSNVMKSNQKSPSSSEVKRNLHEVYDVDNTVGSSSTKRRVSDENHEVQDSDSLKLLIPKIEK, via the exons ATGGCTACTTCAGATCCTAACATTATTTCTGCACTATAcaccaaattcaaaattcatcag GACGATCAATCCGAATCATCCGGTGTTCACCTGTCCGAGATTCAATCTGTTCCGTGTGAAGTTTCAAAG GATGAGGTTTCTTATACGGGAGACAATGAAACGTCGGTGTCTAATGTCATGAAAAGTAATCAGAAGTCGCCGTCTTCTAGCGAAGTTAAACGCAATCTTCATGAGGTTTATGATGTAGACAACACAGTGGGAAGTTCTTCAACCAAACGTCGTGTCAGTGATGAAAACCATGAAGTGCAAGATTCCGACTCTCTCAAACTTCTCATTCCAAAGATTGAGAAGTAG